In Candidatus Firestonebacteria bacterium RIFOXYD2_FULL_39_29, the sequence GATGAACAGATCTGACTTTGAAACAAAAACAGATCTTGAAGAGTTTCAAAAAATAATCGGCTACCGGTTTAAAGCCGTTGATGTTTTGGCTACGGTTTTTTCTCACTCTTCTTTTGTTAACGAGAACAAACTTCAAAAAAAAGAATCTAACGAACGTTTGGAGTTTCTCGGGGATGCGGTTGTAGGCGTCATAGCAAACCGGTACTTATTTGAGAAATATCCGGAGGCAAACGAAGGCTTTCTTACCAGGGTTAAATCTCTGGCGGTAAGTCAGCCCAGTTTAGCCGGGGCTGCAAGAAAGTGCAATCTTGGGGGTTATTTGTTCCTTGGAAGAGGAGAAGAAGCCTCAGAAGGCAGGGATAAGGAGTCTACACTCTCAAACGCATTTGAAGCGCTTGCCGGGGCTATATATTTAGACGGCGGTTTAGAAAACGCTACCAGGTTCATGAAAGAATTTGTTTTAAATGACCTGATTGTAGATGAAAGGGAAGCAAAGGATTATAAGTCCGAGCTTCAGGAACTTATTCAGAAAAAGTTTAAAAAAAGACCGATTTATCATATTGCCTCGGAAGAGGGGCCTGAACACAAAAAGACATTTATCGTAAGAGTCGCTTTTAGCGGAAAAATTTTAGGAGAAGGCCGTGGTAAAAACAAAAAAGAGGCAGAGTTGAATGCTGCAAAAGAAGCGTTGAAAGCTTTTTAAAATAGAAAAAGGAGAGAAAAGTATGATGAATTATTTTTTCACTGAAGAACAGCAAATGATAATTGATACGGCAAAGGAATTTGCTGCAAAGCACATAAAACCGGTCAGGGAGAAGTATGACGAAGAAGGCCACTTCCCGACTGAAGAAGTAAAAAAAATGGGCGAAGCAGGACTCTGCGGTCTTTATATTCCCGAGGAATATGGCGGGATGGGTAAAGGTATTATGGGTCTTTGTCTGGCTGTTGAAGAAATGTCCAAGGTCTGCTCTGCTATTGCTCTTTCTATGGCTGCAACCGCGCTGGGTACTTTTCCAATTTTGTTATTTTCTTCCGATGCGCAGAAGAAAAAATACCTTCCGGATATAGCCTCC encodes:
- a CDS encoding ribonuclease III, whose translation is MNRSDFETKTDLEEFQKIIGYRFKAVDVLATVFSHSSFVNENKLQKKESNERLEFLGDAVVGVIANRYLFEKYPEANEGFLTRVKSLAVSQPSLAGAARKCNLGGYLFLGRGEEASEGRDKESTLSNAFEALAGAIYLDGGLENATRFMKEFVLNDLIVDEREAKDYKSELQELIQKKFKKRPIYHIASEEGPEHKKTFIVRVAFSGKILGEGRGKNKKEAELNAAKEALKAF